ACATCATGAGCCGNNNNNNNNNNAGCGTACCCATGGGGAAGTTTTGGCTGAGATATTGCCAGTTAGGCGTTTGCGCGTTAGCAATCGCGTTGTCACTTCCGCCTTCACGGCATCCCCAACCATCGAGAATGGTCAATATTACCGGTTTGGGGCAGTTAGGTAAAGGTGGTAGGTTGCGACGCGATGGCATAACGGATTCCTTTGGTGGTTAAGGCAAATTGAACATGATCACCAGTCAGGCCATAATTATAAGCCCAACCGCAATAAGGCGCAAGCGCTTGGCAGCACGAAGAAGCAGAGAAATGCTAGAAAATTTTAAACATCTGTCCATACCGATCAGGATAGAGATAATGCGCGTAGGTTTGGATGGCAACAACATGCACGACATATATCAACAAACTATTGCGAGCGAGCAGAATAACGCAGCTTTCATAAAATGTGGGAGAAGGGGTTTCATGCGCCGGAGGCAAAGGATAATTACGCATGGAAAACTGCATCATTGCGATGTTGAGTAATACACCTTCAACTATTAATAATGCGATATGTTCTAATTTAAACCCCATAATTAAACTTTGCTCTGCAATCCATAATGTAACAGTAAATAGCCATGCAATACGTATAGCCATATCGTTTCGGCCTTCGCGTACATGCCAGCCAAGTACGGCAAAGATCATGCCTAACACGCTGTATTCCAGCAGAAATGCCCCGGGAATATAAAACACCAACATGGCAACCCATAGCATAACTAAATCATTGAGAAGTTTAGGGGTTTTGTTGAGTCTGCCCATGACTATGCGCCAGACCAAAATAGAAAATAGAATGTTTAATGGCAACATATGCACACCGTTTAGTGCATGGCTTGCCAATACAATAAGCGCCCCAAATAACAGCCATTTGTCAAATTGATAACTGCGGCTGTAGCCTACTAAAAACAAAAATATGGGAAATGCGATGCGCCCAACGACACGGAACCATAAAATCTCCGGAAATAAATAGTACCCTATGTGATCAATAACCATGGTAACTATGGCTATGGCCTTGAAAATGTCATAGGTGTTAGGCGTTTTGCCATATTCATAGGTTTTGATGAGTTTGCTCATGGCGGAATACTTATGTTTTTTAGTCGCGATGATAAGGGTGATTCGTGAGTATAGTATATACACGATATAGCTGTTCTGCCAAGAGAGGACGTACCAGCATATGCGGCCAAGTGAGTTTTCCAAAAGATAAAACCAAATCAGCGCGTTGGCGAATGCTAGGATGCAAGCCATCTTGGCCGCCAATAATAAATGTAAATTTGCTGTCGCCGTTTTGCTGCCAATCACCAATTTTTTGCGCTAGCTGAATGCTGGTAATATCTTTTCCGCGTTCATCTAATGCAATAATGCGATGGGTGTCGGTGCAGGCTCCTAACAATAAATCGGCTTCACGTTGTTTGCGTAACTCGTTGGGAAGAGGTTTCTTTTCTTCCAATTCACTTACGGTTATTGTCCATGGTAGGCGTTTGATATATTCATCAAAAAGCTGGGTGGAGAGGGCATTGCTTTTGGCTTTGCCAATAACGGCGAGGGTAATGTGCATGAAAAGTCGCTGTAGGTGATAATAATAATTTTGTCCCCGCCAGTTAAGACGAGGAAGTGAGGCAGAAATGAAACGATAATTTTATCCTTATCACCAAGGGGCGAATATGGTGATGGGATAATGGGTATGCTTCTTTGACCGCTTTAGAAGCGGTGTATGTTTTATCATTGCCTGCTAGCTATCAGCCTACGATTTCGAGGTTGGTGACGGGTAGTGCCACGCTCCACATTTTTTCCAGGTTATACAAATCACGTATTTCCGGGCGGAAAAGATGCACCACAATATCGCCTGCATCCACAATCACCCAATCACAATTTTCTGTGCCTTCGGGGGGAATGGAATACAGCTCTGCTTCTTTCAGATATTCAGATACGCGATCTGCCAGCGTGTGGACATGACGACCAGATAGCCCCGAGGCTATGATCATGTAGTCAGCAATGCTGGTTTTACCTTCAAGGTCGAGAGAAACAATATCTTCGGCTTTGTTTTCATCGAGGATAGCTTCGATACGACGTTTCACCGTATCGGCATGACGTTTGGCCTGTTGGCCGCTTAGAATGGTGGTACCTATAATCTTACCTCCTTTATGAGCGGATCTTATATTTCACCGCCTTTACAGTATGCCCTAAAATTGCTCAGAATCCAAGAGAATTTCGTATTTTTGTGGCAGAAAGTGGGTGCCGTTTGCCATGTATAAAGCACCATGCGGGCAAGGGGGAGGCGGTAAGCAGCCTTGGGCTAACCCGATGTTTCTCATAAGTTCTTGCGGCTTTGCTTCGTAGGGCGCACATGCTGTGTGGGCGGCGATCATATACGGCAATATGCACCATTGAGAAAATATGTCGCCAATGGTGCCATTGGTGCATTTGCGCCAGATTATCTGCCCCCATAAGCCATACAAATCGTACATTGGGATAGGTGCGTATCAGCACTTCCAACGTATCTACGGTGTATTGTGTACCGTGTTGCTGTTCGATATTACTGATATGAATAGCGCTATGCGAGGCAGCAACACGTTGCGCCGTGGCAATCCGCTTGTCGTAACTGGCCATGTCGTCGTGTGACTTTAACGGGTTTTGCGGCGACACCAGCCACCAAACGCTATGTAGTCCCAATGTTTTCATGGCTTCACGGCTTACGGCCACATGGCCTGCATGCGCCGGATTAAACGACCCGCCTAAAAGGCCGATAATGCGTGGGTTGGCCATGTGATTTCCTTTATCGTTGCGCATAAATTACCATGGTTTGCGATGGAGTCAACGCTGTACGCAGCAGCATGGCAATGATATGGATAAGATATGACAGCGATTTTGCGTTTTGCCCCCAGCCCCAACGGGCGTTTGCACCTAGGACATGCCTATTCGGCATGGCT
The genomic region above belongs to Alphaproteobacteria bacterium and contains:
- a CDS encoding conjugal transfer protein TraX — encoded protein: MSKLIKTYEYGKTPNTYDIFKAIAIVTMVIDHIGYYLFPEILWFRVVGRIAFPIFLFLVGYSRSYQFDKWLLFGALIVLASHALNGVHMLPLNILFSILVWRIVMGRLNKTPKLLNDLVMLWVAMLVFYIPGAFLLEYSVLGMIFAVLGWHVREGRNDMAIRIAWLFTVTLWIAEQSLIMGFKLEHIALLIVEGVLLNIAMMQFSMRNYPLPPAHETPSPTFYESCVILLARNSLLIYVVHVVAIQTYAHYLYPDRYGQMFKIF
- the rsfS gene encoding ribosome silencing factor; the protein is MKRRIEAILDENKAEDIVSLDLEGKTSIADYMIIASGLSGRHVHTLADRVSEYLKEAELYSIPPEGTENCDWVIVDAGDIVVHLFRPEIRDLYNLEKMWSVALPVTNLEIVG
- a CDS encoding 23S rRNA (pseudouridine(1915)-N(3))-methyltransferase RlmH is translated as MHITLAVIGKAKSNALSTQLFDEYIKRLPWTITVSELEEKKPLPNELRKQREADLLLGACTDTHRIIALDERGKDITSIQLAQKIGDWQQNGDSKFTFIIGGQDGLHPSIRQRADLVLSFGKLTWPHMLVRPLLAEQLYRVYTILTNHPYHRD
- a CDS encoding nicotinate-nucleotide adenylyltransferase, with the translated sequence MANPRIIGLLGGSFNPAHAGHVAVSREAMKTLGLHSVWWLVSPQNPLKSHDDMASYDKRIATAQRVAASHSAIHISNIEQQHGTQYTVDTLEVLIRTYPNVRFVWLMGADNLAQMHQWHHWRHIFSMVHIAVYDRRPHSMCALRSKAARTYEKHRVSPRLLTASPLPAWCFIHGKRHPLSATKIRNSLGF